In Chitinophaga nivalis, a single genomic region encodes these proteins:
- a CDS encoding YiiG family protein — translation MKRLLLSAAVCMSLLTATVSCNDSSKKGNASGTAAEYEDQSSSSANNIIEYTNLIVDLSNKNNDYVNTLMKYVDKAEKGLKNPSDPFAFSGMLTPHSFPTFNRNSKVKVDEPVKDLSKADQQFFKEKVTSYIQTYKQMDSSYKQLKDYLSAQDYKDDKGAKGNALISDIRSHAEALQTEKVVLMKKVSEVADASEIIILKDSPLKTYILAMKEDMKSISDFIAIMEDGAASYGKVADKAQAAYDALEKAQAAHAKIDMDNATKAHKEVSYNSFYDGFHTFLLDARKIMRDAKEKGSMPDYIVEQLSRSYDNQVSRYNTFNR, via the coding sequence ATGAAAAGATTATTATTGAGCGCCGCTGTTTGTATGTCATTGCTGACTGCAACCGTATCCTGTAACGACAGCAGCAAAAAAGGCAATGCCAGCGGCACCGCCGCCGAATATGAAGACCAGTCCTCTTCATCTGCGAACAACATTATTGAGTATACCAATCTGATTGTAGACCTGTCCAACAAAAACAACGACTACGTCAATACCTTAATGAAATACGTGGATAAGGCAGAAAAAGGATTAAAAAATCCATCTGATCCCTTTGCTTTCTCCGGTATGCTGACCCCACACAGCTTTCCGACTTTCAACAGAAACTCGAAAGTAAAGGTAGATGAGCCTGTGAAAGACCTGAGCAAAGCCGATCAGCAATTCTTCAAAGAGAAAGTCACCAGCTATATCCAGACCTATAAACAAATGGACTCCAGTTACAAACAACTGAAAGACTATCTGTCGGCGCAGGATTATAAAGACGACAAAGGTGCGAAAGGCAATGCGCTGATCAGCGATATCCGTAGCCATGCCGAAGCCTTACAGACAGAGAAGGTGGTACTGATGAAAAAGGTAAGTGAAGTGGCAGATGCCAGCGAAATCATCATCCTGAAGGATAGTCCGCTGAAAACCTATATCCTGGCCATGAAAGAAGATATGAAGTCTATCAGCGACTTTATAGCGATCATGGAAGATGGCGCTGCCTCTTACGGTAAAGTGGCAGACAAAGCGCAGGCAGCATATGATGCATTGGAAAAAGCACAGGCCGCACATGCGAAAATAGATATGGACAACGCCACCAAAGCGCATAAAGAAGTTTCCTACAACAGCTTTTATGACGGCTTCCATACTTTCCTGCTGGATGCACGTAAAATTATGCGCGACGCCAAAGAGAAAGGCAGTATGCCGGATTATATTGTCGAACAACTCAGCCGGAGTTACGATAACCAGGTATCCCGCTATAATACTTTCAATCGTTAA